One window of Curtobacterium sp. 458 genomic DNA carries:
- a CDS encoding gamma-glutamyltransferase, whose amino-acid sequence MPTPNPAFVPPTSTPTRPDLAGTFGAVASTHWIATATAQSVLERGGNAFDAAVAGAFVLQVVEPHLNGPGGDLTAVFAPADDPTPVVLCGQGPAPAGATPEHFTAEGLDLVPGAGALAAAVPGAVDAWLLLLRDRGTWDLADVLAPAIGYARDGHPVTAGVVRTITAVQDLFREHWPTSAAQWLPGGTVPVPGDLLRNEALASVYERLVAAGGEHAGRTARIDAARTEWAEGLVAQTIDRFVREPHRHASGTDHAGVLRASDLRAFRATYEPATTAEFRGCTIAKTGPWGQGPALLETLRLLDPLDDALLDPSTELGAHTVVEAQKLALADRELFYGDGGVPLEVLLSDAYTDERRALIGERASAELRPGTVPGVAPAAPPLRTEYDADAGGSAGEPTVRVARDAERAVPVEDRGEPFVAPTGETRGDTVHIDVVDRWGNMISATPSGGWLQSSPTVPGLGFALGTRLQMTWLEEGTASTLTPGERPRTTLTPTLVLRDGRPVAALGSPGGDQQDQWQLLFLLRWIVGGYSPQQAIDAPALHTTSFPGSFWPRTWEPAGLVVEDRLLDDVIAALEARGHVVTRAGDWSLGRLCCVTRDPSTGVVGAAANSRGAQGYAIAR is encoded by the coding sequence ATGCCGACACCGAACCCCGCCTTCGTCCCGCCCACCTCGACACCGACCCGCCCAGACCTCGCCGGCACGTTCGGAGCGGTCGCGTCCACACACTGGATCGCGACCGCCACGGCCCAGTCGGTGCTCGAGCGCGGCGGCAACGCGTTCGACGCCGCGGTGGCCGGGGCCTTCGTGCTGCAGGTGGTCGAGCCGCACCTCAACGGCCCCGGCGGTGACCTCACGGCCGTGTTCGCGCCGGCGGACGACCCGACACCGGTCGTGCTCTGCGGGCAGGGACCGGCGCCGGCGGGCGCGACGCCGGAACACTTCACCGCGGAAGGCCTCGACCTCGTCCCCGGCGCCGGCGCCCTCGCGGCCGCGGTGCCCGGGGCGGTGGACGCCTGGCTCCTCCTGCTCCGTGATCGCGGGACGTGGGACCTCGCGGACGTCCTGGCCCCGGCGATCGGCTACGCCAGGGACGGTCACCCGGTCACCGCCGGTGTGGTCCGGACGATCACGGCCGTGCAGGACCTGTTCCGCGAGCACTGGCCCACGTCGGCTGCGCAGTGGCTGCCGGGAGGCACGGTGCCGGTCCCCGGGGACCTCCTCCGCAACGAGGCACTCGCGTCCGTCTACGAGCGGCTCGTCGCCGCTGGCGGCGAGCACGCCGGTCGGACGGCCCGCATCGACGCTGCTCGCACCGAGTGGGCGGAGGGCCTGGTCGCGCAGACGATCGACCGCTTCGTCCGCGAACCGCACCGCCATGCATCGGGCACCGACCACGCCGGCGTGCTGCGGGCGTCGGACCTGCGCGCGTTCCGGGCGACCTACGAGCCGGCGACGACGGCGGAGTTCCGCGGGTGCACGATCGCGAAGACCGGACCGTGGGGTCAGGGTCCGGCGCTCCTCGAGACCCTCAGACTGCTCGATCCCCTCGACGACGCCCTGCTCGACCCGTCCACCGAGCTCGGTGCGCACACCGTCGTCGAGGCGCAGAAGCTCGCCCTCGCCGACCGGGAGCTGTTCTACGGCGACGGGGGCGTGCCCCTCGAGGTCTTGCTCTCGGACGCGTACACCGACGAACGTCGTGCCCTGATCGGCGAGCGCGCCTCGGCAGAGCTGCGTCCGGGGACCGTCCCGGGTGTCGCGCCCGCCGCGCCGCCCCTCCGGACCGAGTACGACGCCGATGCGGGCGGGAGCGCCGGGGAACCGACCGTCCGGGTCGCCCGTGACGCCGAGCGGGCCGTCCCGGTGGAAGACCGCGGCGAGCCGTTCGTCGCCCCGACCGGCGAGACTCGGGGAGACACGGTCCACATCGACGTCGTCGACCGGTGGGGCAACATGATCAGCGCGACCCCGTCGGGCGGCTGGCTGCAGTCCTCGCCGACCGTCCCCGGTCTCGGGTTCGCCCTCGGGACCCGGCTGCAGATGACCTGGCTCGAGGAAGGCACCGCCTCGACGCTGACGCCGGGGGAACGACCGCGCACCACCCTCACGCCGACGCTCGTCCTGCGCGACGGTCGACCGGTGGCCGCCCTGGGCTCCCCCGGCGGCGACCAGCAGGACCAGTGGCAGCTGCTCTTCCTGCTGCGGTGGATCGTCGGCGGCTACTCACCCCAGCAGGCGATCGACGCTCCGGCGCTGCACACGACGTCATTCCCGGGCTCCTTCTGGCCGCGGACGTGGGAGCCCGCGGGCCTCGTGGTCGAGGACCGACTCCTGGACGACGTCATCGCGGCGCTGGAGGCACGCGGCCACGTCGTCACCCGCGCCGGTGACTGGTCGCTGGGCCGCTTGTGCTGTGTCACCCGCGACCCGTCGACCGGCGTCGTGGGAGCAGCCGCGAACTCCCGGGGTGCTCAGGGGTACGCGATCGCGCGCTGA
- a CDS encoding threonine/serine exporter family protein — MAEQFLPGAPRPGRPPRPRVRKVAQHDLRDARARLRGTIYEDVTPDLRPREQYSPVQIVDFCLDLAEVMLASGADTRSVETAVVAVSTKWNLAPLDLDLTGSSVTIQYAPADGPALVKFRTVTIDGSDLGRLAWANQIVDDLVHGSRDMTSAVSALVAVLRMPPRWPNWLADVGLAVLGTSIAMQAGGGWRAGLGAFVLMMGIIVSGRWLTGRGFPQFFVSGAQGAVASALGTLAIAAGILGPAGAATMVAALVVLLLPHVSLVTWAQDAISGFRAMAVARAFSILLVIAAIVVGVPAGIALTHWLRIEVDPSGIVLDPLPLWASLSLTVVSAAANCFVQQASARVIPVAVVFSVTAGASLWAMRHLGLPLLGATFLASVLLGVLATIAAARMRTAVGAIAVPAFCGALLPGVAVSNALLNVMSGSSTSALDFVSAVTVALAIGAGLVLGGLFATPGARRALRRARKVVVHSVHSDTTALRVIRDSGYDPGDGSRPRW; from the coding sequence ATGGCCGAGCAGTTCCTCCCCGGCGCGCCGAGGCCCGGCCGCCCGCCGCGGCCCCGCGTCCGGAAGGTCGCGCAGCACGACCTCCGCGACGCCCGCGCCCGGTTGCGCGGCACGATCTACGAGGACGTCACGCCCGACCTCCGACCGCGCGAGCAGTACTCGCCGGTGCAGATCGTGGACTTCTGCCTCGACCTCGCCGAGGTGATGCTCGCCTCCGGCGCCGACACCCGGAGCGTCGAGACCGCGGTTGTCGCGGTGTCGACGAAGTGGAACCTCGCACCGCTCGACCTCGACCTCACCGGCAGCTCGGTGACCATCCAGTACGCACCGGCCGACGGTCCCGCGCTCGTGAAGTTCCGCACCGTGACCATCGACGGGTCGGACCTCGGGCGTCTCGCGTGGGCGAACCAGATCGTGGACGACCTCGTGCACGGTTCGCGCGACATGACCTCCGCCGTGAGCGCGCTCGTCGCCGTGCTCCGCATGCCGCCCCGCTGGCCGAACTGGCTCGCCGACGTCGGGCTCGCGGTCCTCGGCACCTCGATCGCGATGCAGGCCGGCGGTGGCTGGCGAGCGGGTCTCGGCGCGTTCGTCCTCATGATGGGGATCATCGTGTCCGGCCGGTGGCTGACCGGTCGGGGCTTCCCGCAGTTCTTCGTCTCCGGTGCGCAGGGGGCGGTGGCGTCAGCACTCGGCACCCTCGCGATCGCGGCGGGGATCCTCGGTCCGGCCGGCGCGGCGACCATGGTGGCGGCGCTCGTCGTGCTCCTGCTGCCGCACGTCTCGCTCGTGACCTGGGCACAGGACGCGATCTCGGGCTTCCGGGCGATGGCGGTCGCGCGGGCGTTCTCGATCCTGCTCGTCATCGCCGCGATCGTCGTCGGCGTCCCGGCCGGCATCGCGCTGACGCACTGGCTCCGCATCGAGGTCGATCCGTCCGGCATCGTGCTCGACCCCCTGCCGCTGTGGGCGTCGCTGTCCCTCACGGTCGTGTCCGCCGCGGCGAACTGCTTCGTGCAGCAGGCCAGCGCCCGGGTGATCCCGGTCGCGGTGGTCTTCTCGGTCACGGCCGGAGCGTCGCTGTGGGCGATGCGCCACCTCGGGCTGCCCCTGCTCGGCGCGACGTTCCTCGCGTCCGTGCTGCTCGGCGTGCTCGCGACGATCGCGGCGGCACGGATGCGCACCGCGGTGGGGGCGATCGCCGTCCCCGCGTTCTGCGGCGCGCTGCTCCCCGGTGTCGCCGTGTCGAACGCCCTGCTCAACGTGATGTCCGGGTCGTCGACCTCGGCGCTCGACTTCGTGTCCGCCGTGACCGTCGCGCTCGCGATCGGCGCCGGTCTCGTCCTCGGCGGGCTCTTCGCGACGCCGGGTGCCCGACGAGCCCTCCGGCGCGCGCGGAAGGTCGTCGTGCACTCGGTCCACAGCGACACCACCGCGCTCCGCGTCATCCGCGACTCGGGCTACGACCCCGGGGACGGCAGCCGACCGCGCTGGTGA
- a CDS encoding TetR/AcrR family transcriptional regulator yields the protein MLENTSADTHAAAAAAATLHLRITIVGATVDLLRDVPFHEARPEQVAERMGITVAELELHFPSWDGLVLAAVDRWNGGRMEEVTAEVGDAATVDFLRAIVASNAEDPALMRLLVALLSVAGNPSHPMATYLRSRYQLFFSQIKRGLERDVAVGRAPHTMDPRRGAEQLIALYEGLQLQALLRADMDLVQAFDRAVARLEAGWMERYQPRAQVQHATWSDPGSWEI from the coding sequence ATGCTCGAGAACACCAGCGCGGACACGCACGCGGCAGCCGCTGCGGCCGCCACACTGCACCTGCGGATCACGATCGTCGGGGCGACCGTCGACCTCCTGCGCGACGTGCCCTTCCACGAGGCGCGGCCGGAGCAGGTCGCGGAGCGCATGGGGATCACGGTCGCCGAACTCGAACTGCACTTCCCGTCGTGGGACGGTCTCGTCCTCGCCGCCGTCGACCGCTGGAACGGCGGCCGCATGGAGGAGGTCACGGCGGAGGTCGGCGACGCCGCCACGGTGGACTTCCTCCGCGCGATCGTCGCGTCGAACGCCGAGGACCCGGCACTCATGCGGCTGCTCGTCGCCCTGTTGTCCGTGGCCGGCAACCCGTCGCACCCGATGGCCACGTACCTGCGCTCGCGCTACCAGCTGTTCTTCTCGCAGATCAAGCGCGGACTCGAGCGGGACGTCGCCGTCGGCCGGGCGCCGCACACGATGGACCCCCGCCGCGGGGCCGAGCAACTGATCGCCCTCTACGAGGGGCTGCAGCTCCAGGCGCTCCTGCGAGCGGACATGGACCTCGTGCAGGCGTTCGACCGGGCCGTGGCGCGGCTCGAGGCCGGCTGGATGGAGCGGTACCAGCCGCGCGCCCAGGTCCAGCACGCCACGTGGAGTGACCCGGGCAGCTGGGAGATCTGA
- a CDS encoding DUF2795 domain-containing protein produces the protein MANPNPIEIQKYLSGIEYPASKDDIVATAEREGASGDALEALKNIPDGDYDAPTAVSSAVTEAS, from the coding sequence GTGGCGAACCCCAACCCGATCGAGATCCAGAAGTACCTGAGCGGCATCGAGTACCCGGCGTCGAAGGACGACATCGTCGCCACCGCCGAGCGTGAGGGCGCCTCGGGCGATGCGCTCGAGGCGCTGAAGAACATCCCGGACGGCGACTACGACGCACCCACCGCGGTGTCGAGCGCCGTCACCGAAGCCAGCTGA
- a CDS encoding DUF805 domain-containing protein has translation MGDSTSFRSRVTEQGPVDLARRPDVAWVRFWTQGWRFHGRASRTEFFWVIALQAVVTLVVWWLVEQLGMTARWTVYPDPFGIVPSPQVGFHLFEIHQGRYSSAWWGYGSGRDAWPDSWDVAIIIGLLVTAIPRWSLLVRRLHDRDHTGMWILLLVFTGPIGWLVVTGMVVSRPRVRGARFDRGLFAGRRESLPDPDPGPALTQQV, from the coding sequence ATGGGGGACAGCACGTCGTTCCGGTCGCGCGTGACCGAGCAGGGACCGGTCGACCTGGCCCGACGCCCGGACGTGGCCTGGGTGCGCTTCTGGACGCAGGGCTGGCGGTTCCACGGCCGCGCCAGCCGGACCGAGTTCTTCTGGGTGATCGCCCTGCAGGCAGTGGTCACCCTCGTGGTGTGGTGGCTCGTCGAGCAGCTCGGCATGACGGCACGCTGGACGGTCTACCCCGACCCGTTCGGCATCGTCCCGTCGCCGCAGGTCGGGTTCCACCTGTTCGAGATCCACCAGGGTCGGTACTCCTCTGCGTGGTGGGGGTACGGATCGGGTCGCGACGCCTGGCCCGACAGCTGGGACGTCGCGATCATCATCGGCCTCCTCGTGACCGCGATCCCGCGGTGGTCGTTGCTCGTGCGGCGCCTCCACGACCGCGACCACACCGGGATGTGGATCCTGCTCCTCGTCTTCACCGGCCCGATCGGGTGGTTGGTCGTCACCGGCATGGTGGTCAGTCGTCCCCGCGTGCGTGGTGCGCGCTTCGACCGTGGGCTGTTCGCCGGGCGTCGCGAGTCCCTGCCCGACCCGGATCCGGGCCCGGCACTTACGCAACAGGTGTAG
- a CDS encoding NAD(P)-dependent alcohol dehydrogenase has product MRAVVFEQYQTFPSLTDVPKPTPGPGEVLLEVAGAGACHSDVAVYREFREGQPGAQAPAFVLGHENSGWVESVGPGVTGFTSGDAYLVYGPVGCGHCSYCSKGQDTYCENAATNPYAGIGLGRDGGMAEYVVVPARNLVPLGDADPVAAAPLSDAALTPYHAIKASLPNLAGGGKYALVVGLGGLGQIAVQILTALTGATVIATDMKQDAMDRAAARGAITVPGGSDQVAAIREITGGRGVDAAFDFVGATPTVKTAQASMAIGGRLTVVGIAGGTTEWNFFSTPYESTITNTYWGTIEDLHEVVAMYRAGQIVPDVERYALDDALEAYRKLEAGELSGRAVVVPTLGR; this is encoded by the coding sequence ATGCGTGCCGTCGTGTTCGAGCAGTACCAGACCTTCCCGTCCCTCACGGACGTGCCGAAGCCGACGCCCGGACCGGGCGAGGTGTTGCTCGAGGTCGCCGGCGCCGGGGCGTGCCACTCCGACGTCGCCGTCTACCGCGAGTTCCGCGAGGGCCAGCCGGGAGCGCAGGCACCCGCGTTCGTCCTCGGGCACGAGAACTCCGGCTGGGTCGAGTCGGTCGGCCCCGGCGTGACCGGGTTCACCTCGGGGGACGCCTACCTCGTGTACGGCCCCGTCGGGTGCGGGCACTGCTCGTACTGCTCCAAGGGGCAGGACACGTACTGCGAGAACGCCGCCACGAACCCCTACGCGGGCATCGGCCTCGGCCGGGACGGCGGCATGGCCGAGTACGTCGTCGTGCCCGCGCGGAACCTCGTGCCCCTCGGCGATGCCGACCCGGTCGCCGCGGCACCGCTCAGTGACGCAGCGTTGACGCCGTACCACGCGATCAAGGCCTCGCTGCCGAACCTCGCGGGCGGTGGGAAGTACGCGCTCGTCGTCGGACTCGGCGGTCTCGGGCAGATCGCCGTGCAGATCCTCACCGCGCTCACCGGTGCGACCGTCATCGCGACGGACATGAAGCAGGACGCCATGGACCGTGCGGCGGCCCGCGGCGCGATCACGGTCCCCGGCGGCTCGGACCAGGTCGCCGCCATCCGGGAGATCACCGGCGGGCGCGGCGTCGACGCGGCCTTCGACTTCGTCGGTGCGACCCCGACGGTGAAGACCGCGCAGGCGTCGATGGCGATCGGCGGCCGCTTGACGGTCGTCGGGATCGCCGGGGGCACGACCGAGTGGAACTTCTTCTCGACGCCGTACGAGTCGACGATCACGAACACCTACTGGGGCACCATCGAGGACCTGCACGAGGTCGTCGCGATGTACCGGGCGGGACAGATCGTGCCGGACGTCGAACGGTACGCCCTCGACGACGCGCTCGAGGCGTACCGCAAGCTGGAGGCCGGCGAGCTCTCCGGTCGAGCCGTCGTCGTGCCGACCCTCGGTCGCTGA
- a CDS encoding OsmC family peroxiredoxin translates to MPTRTARTAWNGGLNDGSGQVELSSSKVGTYDVSFPKRAADEAGGTTSPEELIAAAHSSCYAMQFSAILGEAGGTVEALDVKADVSLGPDSAGGFKLTGIVLTVSGEVSGIDEAAFLKAADEAKATCPVSKALTGVDIELHATFEQ, encoded by the coding sequence ATGCCCACGCGCACCGCACGCACCGCCTGGAACGGCGGCCTCAACGACGGTTCCGGCCAGGTCGAACTCTCGAGCTCGAAGGTCGGCACCTACGACGTGTCCTTCCCGAAGCGCGCCGCGGACGAGGCTGGTGGCACCACCAGCCCCGAGGAGCTCATCGCCGCAGCCCACTCCTCGTGCTACGCCATGCAGTTCTCGGCGATCCTCGGCGAGGCCGGCGGCACCGTCGAGGCCCTCGACGTCAAGGCCGACGTCTCGCTCGGCCCGGACTCGGCCGGCGGCTTCAAGCTCACCGGCATCGTCCTCACCGTCAGCGGCGAGGTCTCCGGCATCGACGAGGCAGCGTTCCTGAAGGCCGCTGACGAGGCCAAGGCGACGTGCCCGGTCTCGAAGGCCCTCACCGGCGTCGACATCGAGCTGCACGCGACGTTCGAGCAGTAG
- a CDS encoding ABC transporter ATP-binding protein — MVDLHARDVTVGYHGEDVVHAASLELTAGTVTALVGPNGSGKSTLLRSIARLQPTRSGTVRLRGATDAHAASRASRPDATGRAAADAGRDVVDGLALTPKAFARQVALLTQGRPVPGGLRVRDLVTFGRHPHRGRFGGQDPDGQVVVAHALDVTGLTSLAERPADELSGGQLQRVWLASCLAQQTGVLLLDEPTTYLDLRYQVELLDLVRDLADVHGTAVGVVLHDLDQAAAVADRLVLLRAGVVVADGTPEDVLDAERLSDVYGIRIDVDHDPSTGALRTRAVGRHHSRTTPAPTR, encoded by the coding sequence GTGGTCGATCTGCATGCACGCGACGTCACCGTGGGCTACCACGGCGAGGACGTCGTCCACGCCGCCTCGCTCGAACTCACCGCCGGGACGGTGACCGCCCTCGTCGGCCCGAACGGGTCGGGGAAGTCCACGCTCCTGCGCTCGATCGCTCGGCTGCAGCCCACGCGCTCCGGGACCGTGCGCCTGCGTGGCGCGACCGACGCGCACGCCGCGAGCCGTGCCTCCCGGCCGGATGCGACGGGACGTGCGGCCGCCGACGCCGGACGCGACGTCGTCGACGGCCTCGCCCTGACCCCGAAGGCGTTCGCCCGCCAGGTCGCACTGCTGACCCAGGGCCGCCCGGTGCCCGGCGGACTCCGCGTGCGCGACCTCGTGACCTTCGGTCGGCACCCGCACCGCGGCCGCTTCGGCGGACAGGACCCGGACGGGCAGGTCGTCGTCGCCCACGCGCTCGACGTGACCGGACTGACGAGCCTCGCCGAGCGGCCGGCCGACGAGCTGTCCGGCGGCCAGCTGCAGCGGGTGTGGCTCGCGAGCTGCCTCGCACAGCAGACCGGCGTCCTCCTGCTCGACGAGCCGACCACGTACCTCGACCTCCGCTACCAGGTGGAGCTGCTCGACCTCGTCCGCGACCTCGCGGACGTCCACGGGACGGCGGTCGGCGTCGTCCTGCACGACCTCGACCAGGCGGCAGCCGTCGCCGATCGGCTGGTGCTCCTCCGCGCCGGCGTCGTCGTGGCGGACGGCACCCCCGAGGACGTCCTCGACGCCGAGCGACTCTCGGACGTGTACGGCATCCGCATCGACGTCGACCACGACCCCTCCACCGGTGCACTCCGGACCCGCGCGGTCGGTCGACACCACTCCCGGACCACCCCTGCACCCACCCGCTGA
- a CDS encoding iron-siderophore ABC transporter substrate-binding protein, which yields MKRRLLTATAIAAAAALALTACGSTQEASDASPSAAKITVTDAQGTKVTLDGPAKKVVGTEWNVVEDLETLGVAPAGVADVKGYSQWDSKVPLTGDPKDIGTRGEPSTDTIASIAPDLIVATTDLKDSVITQLRKIAPTIVIASAKSGAQLETIKDTLDLIAEATGTTAKADTVWKALEDKIADGKQEIADAGKAGTKVAFADGYVLSNQVTIRPYTKGSLIGQVNAELGLADAWSGTGIEGDAAYGLGSTDVEGLTKLPADTQFLYIDNKAASEDDVFGKTLASNAVWKSLPFVEQDHVHRLDDGIWMFGGPGAMDAYVDAAVAALTK from the coding sequence ATGAAGCGACGACTCCTCACCGCCACCGCCATCGCCGCCGCAGCCGCGCTGGCCCTCACCGCCTGCGGCTCCACGCAGGAGGCCTCCGACGCCAGCCCCTCCGCCGCGAAGATCACGGTGACCGATGCCCAGGGCACGAAGGTGACGCTCGACGGCCCCGCGAAGAAGGTCGTCGGCACCGAGTGGAACGTCGTCGAGGACCTCGAGACCCTCGGCGTCGCACCCGCCGGCGTCGCGGACGTGAAGGGCTACAGCCAGTGGGACTCGAAGGTCCCGCTGACCGGCGACCCGAAGGACATCGGTACCCGCGGTGAGCCGAGCACGGACACGATCGCCTCGATCGCCCCGGACCTCATCGTCGCGACGACCGACCTCAAGGACTCGGTCATCACGCAGCTCCGCAAGATCGCCCCGACGATCGTCATCGCCTCGGCGAAGTCGGGCGCCCAGCTCGAGACCATCAAGGACACGCTCGACCTCATCGCGGAGGCCACCGGCACGACCGCGAAGGCCGACACCGTGTGGAAGGCCCTCGAGGACAAGATCGCCGACGGCAAGCAGGAGATCGCCGACGCGGGCAAGGCCGGCACGAAGGTGGCGTTCGCGGACGGGTACGTCCTGTCGAACCAGGTCACGATCCGTCCGTACACGAAGGGCTCGCTCATCGGTCAGGTCAACGCGGAGCTCGGGCTCGCGGACGCCTGGTCCGGCACGGGCATCGAGGGCGACGCGGCGTACGGCCTCGGCTCGACCGACGTGGAGGGGCTGACGAAGCTCCCCGCCGACACGCAGTTCCTCTACATCGACAACAAGGCCGCGAGCGAGGACGACGTCTTCGGCAAGACCCTCGCGTCGAACGCCGTGTGGAAGTCGCTGCCGTTCGTCGAGCAGGACCACGTGCACCGTCTCGACGACGGCATCTGGATGTTCGGCGGGCCCGGCGCGATGGACGCGTACGTCGACGCCGCGGTCGCCGCGCTCACGAAGTAG
- a CDS encoding iron ABC transporter permease, whose amino-acid sequence MTGTATQARAGRRSTSVARPALGVLLLVAGIALVAVLAAVDTTQGTANVGVADVWKALTGRVDGADASVVVASRFPRAVAGLVVGFALGVAGAALQAVTRNVLAAPDTLAVNAGAYLALGIVSVSGIGLPVVAQSGIAFLGGLAAAALVLALSGLGSGTLRLVLAGTALALGLGSVTQALVLLFPQQTRGLYSWNQGGIAQNGYDTILPMLPVVAVGVVGFLVLSHRVDALALGDDAARGLGVPVRSTRIVAVVLAVLLSAAAVTIAGPIGFVGLCAPALVRPVARTFPTLHRSWALLTVSGLVGAGIVVASDVLLRAVVSGDRAVTVPTGVVTSVVGAVFLVVMALRMRDPGQTTPLEVSRIPGRLAVTLTVVALVAVLVGVIVASVLLGDAKLLLGDVTNWLTGRATQAISFILDTRVPRVTAALLAGAALALAGTLVQGVTRNPLADPGVLGVSSGAGLGAVLVVTAVPAASTWGVAGAAFAGAAVAALVVFGLAARGGFRQNRLVLVGVGVSAGLTALISLLIVVTDPFNANKALTWLSGSTYGRTWQDSFPVVVVLVVALVLVLPAHRELDLVSLDEDSPRLLGVRLGRTRLGFLTLSVLLTATAIAAVGTIGFVGLVAPHAARSLVGRAHARVVPVAVLLGAVLVCLGDLLGRTVIAPAQLGAGILTALVGTPYFVWLLLRTPRAH is encoded by the coding sequence GTGACCGGCACCGCCACGCAGGCGCGGGCCGGGAGGCGCTCCACGAGCGTCGCCCGGCCCGCGCTCGGCGTCCTGCTCCTCGTCGCCGGGATCGCGCTCGTCGCCGTGCTCGCCGCGGTGGACACCACCCAGGGCACCGCGAACGTCGGGGTCGCCGACGTCTGGAAGGCCCTCACCGGCCGGGTGGACGGCGCCGACGCGTCGGTCGTCGTCGCCTCCCGCTTCCCCCGTGCGGTCGCCGGGCTGGTCGTCGGCTTCGCGCTCGGTGTCGCCGGCGCCGCACTGCAGGCGGTGACCCGGAACGTGCTCGCCGCGCCGGACACCCTCGCCGTCAACGCCGGCGCGTACCTCGCGCTCGGCATCGTCTCGGTGTCGGGCATCGGACTGCCGGTCGTCGCGCAGTCCGGCATCGCCTTCCTCGGGGGACTCGCGGCCGCCGCCCTGGTGCTCGCGCTGTCCGGACTCGGCAGCGGGACCCTGCGGCTCGTCCTGGCCGGCACGGCGCTCGCCCTCGGCCTGGGCTCCGTCACCCAGGCGCTCGTCCTGCTGTTCCCGCAGCAGACCCGGGGGCTCTACAGCTGGAACCAGGGCGGCATCGCGCAGAACGGGTACGACACGATCCTGCCGATGCTCCCGGTGGTGGCGGTCGGGGTCGTCGGCTTCCTCGTCCTCTCCCACCGGGTGGACGCCCTGGCACTCGGTGACGACGCCGCCCGCGGGCTCGGCGTCCCGGTCCGGAGCACCCGCATCGTCGCGGTCGTCCTCGCGGTGCTGCTCTCCGCCGCGGCCGTGACGATCGCCGGACCGATCGGCTTCGTCGGCCTGTGCGCGCCGGCACTCGTCCGTCCGGTCGCGCGGACCTTCCCCACCCTGCACCGATCCTGGGCGCTCTTGACCGTCTCGGGCCTCGTGGGAGCCGGCATCGTGGTCGCCTCGGACGTCCTGCTCCGCGCCGTCGTGTCGGGCGACCGGGCCGTGACCGTCCCCACGGGCGTCGTCACGAGCGTCGTCGGCGCGGTGTTCCTCGTCGTGATGGCGCTCCGGATGCGCGACCCCGGGCAGACCACCCCGCTCGAGGTCTCGCGCATCCCCGGTCGACTCGCGGTCACCCTGACGGTCGTCGCCCTCGTGGCCGTGCTCGTCGGCGTGATCGTCGCATCGGTGCTGCTCGGGGACGCGAAGCTCCTGCTCGGTGACGTGACGAACTGGCTGACCGGCCGGGCGACCCAGGCGATCTCGTTCATCCTCGACACCCGCGTCCCGCGGGTCACCGCCGCGCTCCTCGCCGGTGCAGCGCTGGCACTCGCCGGGACGCTCGTGCAGGGCGTCACCCGCAACCCGCTCGCCGACCCCGGGGTCCTCGGCGTCTCGAGCGGGGCCGGCCTCGGTGCCGTGCTCGTCGTGACGGCGGTCCCCGCGGCGTCGACGTGGGGCGTGGCCGGGGCCGCGTTCGCCGGTGCCGCGGTGGCGGCGCTCGTGGTGTTCGGTCTCGCTGCCCGCGGGGGCTTCCGACAGAACCGCCTCGTGCTCGTCGGCGTCGGGGTGTCGGCCGGGCTCACGGCACTCATCAGCCTGCTCATCGTGGTCACCGACCCGTTCAACGCGAACAAGGCACTGACCTGGTTGTCGGGTTCGACGTACGGCCGGACGTGGCAGGACTCCTTCCCGGTCGTCGTGGTGCTCGTCGTCGCGCTCGTGCTCGTGCTGCCGGCGCACCGGGAGCTCGACCTCGTCTCACTCGACGAGGACTCGCCCCGGTTGCTCGGCGTCCGACTCGGCCGGACCCGACTCGGCTTCCTGACGCTCTCGGTGCTGCTCACCGCGACGGCGATCGCGGCGGTCGGCACGATCGGCTTCGTCGGGCTGGTCGCTCCGCACGCGGCCCGCTCGCTGGTGGGTCGAGCGCACGCCCGGGTCGTGCCGGTGGCGGTGCTGCTCGGTGCGGTGCTCGTCTGCCTCGGTGACCTGCTCGGACGGACGGTCATCGCGCCGGCGCAGCTCGGCGCGGGCATCCTCACCGCGCTCGTCGGGACGCCGTACTTCGTGTGGCTGCTCCTGCGGACGCCACGAGCGCACTGA